One region of Kytococcus sedentarius DSM 20547 genomic DNA includes:
- the lgt gene encoding prolipoprotein diacylglyceryl transferase: protein MTLPAAIPSPTQSVWWLGPLPVRAYALCILAGVGVALWLAIRRWEHRGGEADDVLDVALWALPLGLVGGRIYHVITSPEAYFGEGGEPLKAFAIWEGGLGIWGAVALGAVGAWVACRRRGWSFASFADAVAPGVLFAQALGRLGNWFNNELYGGPTDLPWGLTIHAWNQSAGRARLDEAGDPIVLGTFHPTFLYEALWCIAAGVLILALDRVKDLAAGQVAALYLMLYTLGRFFIEMMRTDEANTFLGQRINVWVSLVVFLLGAFLYWRARRKGAPSHRTERAEAGSTPR, encoded by the coding sequence GTGACCCTCCCTGCCGCGATCCCCAGCCCCACCCAGTCGGTGTGGTGGCTGGGGCCCCTCCCGGTCCGCGCCTACGCCCTGTGCATCCTCGCGGGCGTGGGCGTGGCCCTGTGGTTGGCCATCCGTCGCTGGGAGCACCGGGGTGGTGAGGCCGATGACGTCCTGGACGTCGCGCTGTGGGCCCTACCGCTGGGCCTGGTCGGAGGCCGCATCTACCACGTCATCACCTCACCGGAGGCCTACTTCGGCGAGGGCGGGGAGCCGCTGAAGGCCTTCGCCATCTGGGAGGGCGGCCTGGGCATCTGGGGCGCGGTCGCCCTGGGCGCCGTGGGCGCCTGGGTCGCCTGTCGACGCCGCGGGTGGTCCTTCGCCTCGTTCGCCGACGCGGTGGCGCCGGGCGTGCTGTTCGCCCAGGCCCTCGGCCGCCTGGGCAACTGGTTCAACAACGAGCTCTACGGTGGTCCGACGGACCTCCCGTGGGGGCTGACCATCCACGCGTGGAACCAGTCCGCGGGCCGGGCCCGCCTCGACGAGGCGGGTGACCCCATCGTGCTGGGCACCTTCCACCCGACCTTCCTCTACGAGGCGCTGTGGTGCATCGCCGCCGGCGTGCTGATCCTGGCCCTGGACCGGGTGAAGGACCTCGCTGCCGGGCAGGTGGCCGCCCTGTACCTCATGCTCTACACGCTAGGGCGCTTCTTCATCGAGATGATGCGCACCGACGAGGCCAACACCTTCCTCGGCCAGCGGATCAACGTCTGGGTCTCGTTGGTGGTCTTCCTGCTCGGTGCCTTCCTATACTGGCGGGCGAGGCGCAAGGGCGCGCCGAGCCACCGCACGGAACGGGCAGAGGCGGGGTCCACGCCCCGCTGA